The Ascaphus truei isolate aAscTru1 chromosome 18, aAscTru1.hap1, whole genome shotgun sequence genome window below encodes:
- the PYGO1 gene encoding pygopus homolog 1, with amino-acid sequence MSAELDKEAIPYKRPRGGEGGLDGLVGQSIQLGSPDKKKRKSSALGPSLPPLSEYAPPTNPSSDHLVASNPFDDDYNIISYGSPPVGNPYFSTPGYSGIGGYNTFRIPPNMSPRMSSQYCSPYAFRGQPPPFLQNTMGMAFGRPPSFNVAAQDNSNYANQSFYNSGIGQTITMPGQHFRSNPSEIFCPVTTQNSTQMNNLEAACNMGPSSNMNFNHITNQQLEMHHPFIQPQNNFNPIKLSTPKQDFQPVSSKNSNQNSATHQHHQNSDDTMCPAPTVDLKSSKSLLVAAENSHSNSANVINGSHTNGTRGKFHPPRLVAAVVTSPERSNKPSLHSSHLGHSSLDPVYPCGICTNEVNDYQDAIMCEASCQLWFHRICTGMTETAYRFLTAEASAVWGCDTCMSKKDVQLMLTRQSALSHPDG; translated from the exons GTGGCGAAGGTGGATTGGATGGGTTAGTCGGACAAAGTATACAGCTTGGAAGTCCTGATAAGAAGAAGCGCAAGTCTAGTGCACTG GGACCTTCACTTCCTCCTCTTTCGGAATATGCACCACCAACTAACCCAAGCTCGGATCATCTCGTAGCTTCTAATCCGTTTGACGATGACTATAATATCATATCGTATGGATCTCCTCCTGTAGGCAATCCTTATTTTAGTACTCCTGGGTACTCTGGAATTGGAGGTTATAACACATTTAGGATTCCACCCAACATGTCACCAAGAATGTCATCTCAATATTGTAGCCCATATGCGTTTAGAGGTCAGCCACCTCCCTTTCTACAAAACACAATGGGGATGGCTTTTGGTCGACCTCCCTCCTTCAATGTGGCAGCACAAGATAACTCGAACTATGCAAATCAGTCATTTTATAACAGCGGGATAGGTCAAACTATTACGATGCCAGGACAGCACTTCAGATCAAACCCTAGTGAGATCTTCTGCCCGGTGACGACACAAAACTCGACTCAAATGAACAACCTCGAGGCAGCCTGTAATATGGGTCCTAGTAGCAATATGAACTTTAACCATATAACTAACCAGCAACTAGAGATGCACCATCCATTTATTCAGCCACAAAACAATTTTAATCCGATAAAATTGTCCACGCCGAAACAAGACTTTCAACCAGTATCAAGTAAAAACTCTAATCAGAATTCTGCTACACATCAGCACCACCAGAACTCAGATGATACGATGTGTCCTGCTCCCACTGTTGATCTTAAAAGTAGTAAAAGCCTGTTGGTTGCTGCAGAAAATTCCCATTCTAACAGTGCCAATGTCATTAATGGAAGTCATACGAATGGAACTCGTGGCAAGTTTCATCCACCAAGACTTGTTGCAGCTGTGGTAACGTCCCCTGAAAGAAGCAACAAACCATCTCTCCATTCTTCTCACCTTGGCCATTCGTCTTTAGACCCTGTGTATCCATGTGGAATTTGTACTAATGAAGTTAATGATTACCAGGATGCCATCATGTGCGAAGCTTCATGTCAGCTGTGGTTTCACCGAATCTGCACTGGGATGACCGAGACTGCCTATAGATTTCTCACTGCTGAAGCTTCCGCGGTGTGGGGTTGTGATACCTGTATGTCAAAGAAGGATGTCCAGTTGATGCTCACAAGGCAATCTGCATTGTCCCACCCTGATGGGTGA